The following coding sequences lie in one Porphyromonas asaccharolytica DSM 20707 genomic window:
- a CDS encoding formate--tetrahydrofolate ligase: MKSDIQIARECQLKPIEEIAHQLNITDQELEPYGHYIGKISHERMDPDKIAQSNLILVTAITPTKAGVGKTTVSIGLALGLNKIGKSAAVALREPSLGPCFGMKGGAAGGGYAQVLPMESINLHFTGDFHAITSAHNMITALLDNYIYQNRNSCEGLSEVLWKRVLDVNDRSLRNCITGLGGVGNGIPTETGFDITPASEIMAILCLASDLEDLRRRIDNILLGYTKTKEPFHVKDLGIGGAITILLKDAIKPNLVQTTEGTPAFIHGGPFANIAHGCNSIIATKMAMSCCDYTITEAGFGADLGAEKFLDIKCRVAGITPKLTVIVATLAGLKMHGDVHEKQIYEKDIEGVRKGLANLDRHVHNLHNFGQTVVVAFNRYATDTDEEIEIVRNHCEQVLGCGFAINNAYSEGGKGATELAELVVKTIEEHPSEPIDHVYELSEPVKTKVEHIAKRIYGAANVTYSSKAEKKLARIQELNMERYPICIAKTQYSFSADPKGYGDVRDFDMKVEDIVLNSGAEMIVVIMGSIMRMPGLPKEPQAVHMDIVDGVIEGLS; this comes from the coding sequence ATGAAATCAGATATTCAGATAGCTCGTGAGTGCCAGCTCAAGCCCATTGAGGAGATCGCTCACCAGCTCAACATCACAGATCAAGAGCTAGAGCCTTACGGACACTACATCGGCAAGATATCACACGAGCGGATGGACCCAGACAAGATAGCCCAGAGCAACCTCATCCTCGTGACCGCTATCACCCCAACCAAGGCCGGTGTCGGTAAGACCACCGTCTCCATCGGTCTCGCACTCGGTCTCAACAAGATCGGCAAGAGTGCCGCCGTGGCTCTGCGTGAGCCTTCTCTCGGACCTTGCTTCGGTATGAAGGGTGGTGCCGCCGGTGGTGGCTACGCACAGGTACTCCCGATGGAGAGTATCAACCTCCACTTCACCGGCGACTTTCACGCTATCACCTCAGCGCACAATATGATCACCGCACTTCTAGACAACTATATCTATCAGAATAGAAATAGCTGCGAGGGCCTCTCCGAGGTGCTCTGGAAGCGTGTCCTAGACGTCAACGACCGCTCCCTGCGTAACTGCATCACCGGTCTAGGCGGCGTAGGCAATGGCATCCCCACGGAGACCGGGTTCGACATCACTCCCGCGAGTGAGATCATGGCGATCCTCTGCCTCGCATCAGACCTAGAGGATCTACGTCGTCGTATCGACAATATCCTCCTCGGCTATACTAAAACTAAGGAGCCATTTCATGTCAAGGATCTAGGCATCGGAGGTGCTATCACCATCCTCCTGAAGGATGCGATCAAGCCGAACCTCGTACAGACCACTGAGGGGACACCCGCCTTCATCCATGGCGGACCTTTCGCTAATATCGCTCACGGCTGTAACTCGATCATCGCTACGAAGATGGCTATGTCTTGCTGCGACTACACGATCACGGAGGCCGGCTTCGGTGCCGACCTCGGTGCGGAGAAGTTCCTCGACATCAAGTGCCGTGTAGCTGGTATCACGCCTAAGCTGACAGTCATCGTCGCTACCCTCGCAGGTCTCAAGATGCACGGCGATGTCCACGAGAAGCAGATCTACGAGAAGGACATAGAGGGCGTACGTAAGGGTCTTGCCAATCTCGATCGTCACGTGCATAACCTGCACAACTTCGGGCAGACGGTGGTCGTTGCCTTCAACCGCTACGCTACCGATACCGACGAGGAGATCGAGATCGTACGCAATCACTGCGAGCAGGTCCTAGGCTGCGGCTTTGCAATCAACAATGCTTACAGTGAGGGTGGCAAGGGCGCTACTGAGCTGGCTGAGCTTGTCGTCAAGACTATCGAGGAGCACCCCTCAGAGCCTATCGACCACGTTTACGAGCTCAGTGAGCCTGTCAAGACAAAGGTCGAGCATATCGCCAAGCGCATCTATGGGGCTGCCAATGTAACCTATAGTAGCAAAGCGGAGAAGAAGCTCGCTCGTATCCAAGAGCTCAACATGGAGCGCTACCCCATCTGCATTGCCAAGACGCAGTACTCCTTCTCAGCAGATCCTAAGGGTTATGGCGACGTACGAGACTTCGATATGAAGGTCGAGGATATCGTCCTCAATAGTGGTGCCGAGATGATCGTCGTCATCATGGGTAGCATCATGCGTATGCCAGGACTGCCCAAGGAGCCACAAGCCGTCCACATGGACATCGTCGATGGCGTCATCGAGGGTCTGAGCTAA
- a CDS encoding helix-turn-helix domain-containing protein, producing the protein MKQEKSKLGRKGYPLDFKWRVIDDLLATGDSIATTSQRYGITTRTIRNWLRTFDVELPNQSTSSTMSKTNKNKDVDPEYAELKRENARLKAALFQAESKALVNKTLLEVVLNRYHIDLKKRPICSRETA; encoded by the coding sequence ATGAAACAAGAAAAAAGTAAACTAGGACGAAAGGGATATCCCCTAGATTTCAAGTGGAGAGTCATTGACGACCTCCTAGCCACCGGTGACAGCATTGCCACCACCAGCCAGCGCTACGGCATTACCACACGCACCATTCGAAATTGGTTGCGTACCTTTGATGTAGAGTTACCCAACCAAAGCACCAGTAGCACTATGAGCAAGACAAACAAGAACAAAGACGTAGATCCAGAGTACGCAGAACTCAAGCGTGAAAACGCTCGTCTCAAAGCAGCCCTCTTCCAGGCTGAGAGCAAGGCATTAGTCAACAAGACACTACTCGAAGTGGTCTTGAATCGCTACCACATTGATCTAAAAAAAAGACCGATTTGCAGCCGTGAGACAGCTTGA
- a CDS encoding IS3 family transposase, producing the protein MRQLESAKERDQKLSITYLCQLLEVSRKGYYKHTFTEQDEDVKVASVLHYCQYVRGQLPKAGVDTIQQCANEYFKGTFQVGRDWLYKVLGANDMLLRSRKRKRPPQTTKGVVNHGFQDHLNTTPKYIATDHCRLTVSDITYVKCLGGFAYLSLTMDAYSRIITGFDLQPTLSTEGPYNALRQTVDFYQKHGFDLKGLIFHSDRGCQYVSKQMTDYEASLGIVTSVTQTGNPLHNAMAERLNGIIKNDWLYNFEDKPIDQVREILSQTIALYNTARPHRAINKKTPMQMLIPNYPNPLTTQPSKNQIAKNNSPKALSLKSPSSCRLTPNKDLSLCTSAVKTTTSRVP; encoded by the coding sequence GTGAGACAGCTTGAGTCCGCCAAAGAGAGAGATCAAAAGCTCTCCATAACCTACCTTTGTCAGCTGTTAGAAGTCAGCCGCAAAGGCTACTACAAGCACACCTTCACCGAGCAAGACGAAGATGTCAAAGTAGCTTCCGTCCTACACTATTGCCAGTATGTGCGCGGTCAGCTCCCCAAAGCAGGCGTAGACACCATCCAGCAGTGTGCCAACGAATACTTCAAAGGGACCTTCCAAGTAGGTCGAGACTGGCTCTACAAAGTGTTAGGAGCCAACGATATGCTACTAAGAAGTCGCAAGCGCAAGCGTCCACCCCAGACGACCAAGGGAGTGGTCAATCACGGCTTCCAAGACCACCTGAACACCACCCCTAAGTACATAGCCACCGACCATTGCCGGCTCACCGTCTCAGACATAACCTACGTCAAATGTTTAGGGGGCTTCGCATATCTCTCCCTGACGATGGACGCTTATAGCCGCATCATCACCGGCTTTGACCTGCAGCCCACGCTCTCCACAGAGGGTCCCTACAACGCACTAAGACAGACCGTTGACTTCTATCAGAAGCATGGCTTTGACCTCAAAGGGCTCATCTTCCATAGCGACCGAGGCTGTCAATATGTCTCCAAGCAGATGACGGACTACGAGGCCAGCCTAGGCATCGTAACCAGCGTCACCCAGACCGGAAACCCCCTTCACAACGCTATGGCTGAGCGACTTAACGGGATCATCAAGAACGACTGGCTTTACAACTTCGAGGATAAGCCCATAGATCAAGTTCGAGAGATCCTCTCTCAAACGATTGCTCTCTATAACACAGCGCGACCTCATCGAGCCATCAACAAGAAGACTCCGATGCAGATGCTCATACCAAATTACCCCAACCCTCTAACCACCCAACCCTCTAAGAACCAGATAGCTAAGAACAATTCTCCCAAAGCTCTGAGCCTCAAATCTCCGAGCTCATGCCGCTTAACTCCCAACAAAGACCTATCTTTGTGTACCTCCGCAGTAAAGACGACGACAAGTCGTGTACCCTAG
- the galE gene encoding UDP-glucose 4-epimerase GalE, with protein MQEHAKKSILLTGGCGYIASHTAVVLQEAGYDVILVDNLSNSRREVVDAIAQITSIRPLFYEVDCTDAAAMGEIFEHHKDEIEGVIHFAAHKAVGESVEQPLRYYDNNINSLITLLRCMERYGVQHLVFSSSCTVYGQPTAEHLPITESAPRQDATSPYGNTKRINEDIIIDSVRSGMPLQAVILRYFNPIGAHPSALIGEEPVGTPQNLIPFLTQTVAGLRKELVVFGNDYNTPDGTCIRDYIDVMDLAQAHLAALRRLHRSDVQTAPAHYIYNVGMGRGLSVLELIQAFERATGRKVPYRMGDRRAGDIEQIWADTSYGEQELQWHAEIPIEESLRRAWHWQEALDKRDKDNTTKENTILTI; from the coding sequence ATGCAAGAACACGCCAAAAAGTCTATCCTACTAACTGGTGGCTGTGGATACATAGCCTCCCATACCGCAGTCGTCCTGCAGGAGGCGGGATACGATGTCATCCTCGTGGACAATTTATCGAACTCGCGTCGTGAGGTAGTTGATGCGATCGCTCAGATCACCTCGATACGACCACTCTTCTACGAGGTGGACTGTACCGATGCGGCCGCTATGGGTGAGATCTTCGAGCATCATAAGGACGAGATAGAGGGTGTCATCCACTTTGCGGCGCACAAGGCAGTCGGAGAGTCGGTCGAGCAACCACTACGCTACTACGACAACAATATCAATTCGCTCATCACGCTGCTACGCTGTATGGAGCGGTATGGTGTGCAGCACTTGGTTTTCTCCTCCTCCTGTACGGTCTACGGACAGCCCACGGCTGAGCACCTGCCGATCACCGAGTCGGCTCCGCGTCAAGATGCCACCTCGCCTTATGGCAATACGAAGCGTATCAACGAGGATATCATCATAGACTCCGTACGGAGTGGTATGCCGCTACAAGCGGTCATACTACGATACTTTAACCCTATCGGGGCACACCCCTCGGCACTCATTGGCGAGGAGCCTGTGGGTACACCGCAAAACCTCATCCCCTTCCTGACCCAGACGGTGGCTGGGCTTCGCAAGGAGCTCGTTGTCTTCGGCAATGACTACAACACGCCTGACGGCACCTGCATCCGTGACTACATTGATGTGATGGACCTAGCGCAGGCTCATCTAGCAGCACTACGTCGTCTGCATCGCAGCGATGTGCAGACTGCTCCAGCACACTATATATATAATGTAGGTATGGGGCGTGGGCTGAGCGTCTTGGAGCTGATACAAGCCTTCGAGCGCGCCACAGGTCGCAAGGTGCCATACCGCATGGGCGACCGCAGAGCGGGCGACATAGAGCAGATATGGGCCGACACAAGCTACGGTGAGCAGGAGCTACAGTGGCACGCTGAGATACCTATCGAGGAGAGCTTGCGACGTGCTTGGCACTGGCAAGAGGCTCTAGACAAGCGAGACAAAGACAACACAACTAAAGAGAATACAATCCTAACTATTTAA
- the gcvH gene encoding glycine cleavage system protein GcvH produces the protein MNFPNELKYTADHEWVRINGNEAVIGITDFAQSELGEIVYVDVDTEGEKIDRNEVFGSIEAVKTVSDLMMPMTGEVLEVNAELEDAPELVNEDPYGKGWIIKIAIENPAEADELLDAAGYQEKIGK, from the coding sequence ATGAACTTCCCAAACGAACTAAAGTACACGGCTGACCACGAGTGGGTACGCATCAATGGCAACGAGGCTGTCATCGGCATCACCGACTTTGCTCAGAGCGAGCTAGGCGAGATCGTCTACGTAGACGTTGACACCGAGGGTGAGAAGATCGACCGCAACGAGGTCTTTGGCTCTATCGAGGCTGTCAAGACTGTTTCTGACCTGATGATGCCTATGACGGGCGAGGTCCTAGAGGTCAATGCGGAGCTCGAGGATGCTCCTGAGCTGGTCAACGAGGACCCATACGGTAAGGGCTGGATCATCAAGATAGCTATCGAAAACCCCGCAGAGGCTGACGAGCTCCTGGACGCTGCTGGCTATCAAGAGAAGATCGGTAAGTAA
- the purE gene encoding 5-(carboxyamino)imidazole ribonucleotide mutase: MQPLVSVIMGSTSDLPIMQRAAKQLEALEIPFELLALSAHRTPDEVAEFARGAEERGVRVIIAAAGMAAHLCGVIASMTTLPVIGVPIDASLEGLDALLAIVQMPPGIPVATVGVNAAQNAALLAAQMLALGDPEIAQRVRAQKASLKEKIVKANKELAQISDYKYKTN; this comes from the coding sequence ATGCAACCTCTCGTTAGTGTCATCATGGGTAGCACGAGTGATCTACCCATCATGCAGCGTGCCGCCAAGCAACTGGAGGCACTGGAGATACCCTTCGAGCTACTCGCACTCTCTGCCCATCGTACTCCCGATGAGGTAGCTGAGTTCGCACGAGGTGCCGAGGAGCGTGGCGTACGTGTCATCATAGCTGCTGCTGGTATGGCAGCACACCTATGCGGTGTCATCGCTTCGATGACTACACTACCTGTGATCGGAGTGCCTATTGATGCCTCACTAGAGGGACTAGACGCTCTGCTGGCTATCGTACAGATGCCTCCTGGCATCCCCGTAGCAACGGTCGGAGTCAATGCTGCTCAAAACGCAGCTCTTCTAGCTGCTCAGATGCTCGCTCTAGGCGATCCTGAGATAGCTCAAAGAGTGAGAGCTCAGAAGGCTTCGCTCAAGGAGAAGATCGTCAAGGCTAACAAAGAGCTAGCCCAGATCTCTGACTACAAGTACAAAACGAACTAA
- a CDS encoding flavodoxin-dependent (E)-4-hydroxy-3-methylbut-2-enyl-diphosphate synthase, which translates to MSLCRYQRRHSYTIPVGEARLGGESPLLLQSMANVSTMETDLCVAQALRCASEGCQLFRYTAQGVREATNLGVIAERLHAEGCRMPLVADIHFRSEPAFEALKHVDKVRINPGNFLHQKASLDDETARAEIAEVFGRFVREAQARHRAIRIGVNHGSLSERILAQYGNTPEGMVASCMEYLEVCDSLGMRDVVISMKASNVLVMTQAVRLLVERMDVLDWHYPLHLGVTEAGAGEDGRVKSCIGIASLLVDGLGDTLRVSLSEEPEAELRFGKKLIAYIDQLAAFDQARPIYGSHTYRSVTRDQAQGAKTLTHYPAVLTLDSDGRALDVGFDARLEETQLAFSNEQQTLQIIDLDTPLDRLLQHLEDFAAHWDGHSWLELRGAELDYIYRVRYAVDQLSGRGTMPRILLHYTSHARGYDDILIDCATQLGSLLLEGIGNAVAFSAAAMSPKARLDLLNGILQAVRIKMTHTEFISCPGCGRTLFDLQQTVAQVKKRLAHLPNLKIGVMGCIVNGPGEMADADYGYVGGGVGKVDLYRGQERLVHGIPSAEAVDRLIELIKSDGKWCDPPQQ; encoded by the coding sequence ATGTCTCTCTGTAGATACCAGCGTCGTCATAGCTACACCATACCTGTCGGCGAGGCTCGTCTAGGAGGCGAGTCTCCACTGCTCTTACAGAGCATGGCCAATGTGAGTACGATGGAGACGGACCTCTGTGTGGCACAAGCCTTACGCTGTGCCAGCGAGGGGTGTCAACTCTTTAGATACACCGCTCAAGGCGTGCGAGAAGCTACCAATCTAGGCGTGATCGCTGAGCGACTACACGCCGAGGGGTGTCGTATGCCTCTTGTGGCAGACATACACTTCAGGAGCGAACCCGCCTTTGAGGCGCTCAAGCATGTGGACAAGGTACGTATCAACCCGGGCAACTTTCTTCATCAGAAGGCTTCGCTAGACGATGAGACGGCACGGGCGGAGATCGCTGAGGTCTTCGGACGCTTTGTTCGCGAAGCGCAAGCTCGTCACCGAGCTATACGCATTGGGGTCAATCACGGCTCCCTCTCTGAGCGCATCCTAGCTCAGTATGGCAACACGCCCGAGGGGATGGTCGCCTCCTGCATGGAGTACCTAGAGGTGTGCGACAGTCTAGGGATGCGTGACGTGGTCATCTCGATGAAAGCCTCTAACGTCTTAGTCATGACGCAAGCCGTGCGGCTACTGGTAGAGCGTATGGATGTGCTAGACTGGCACTACCCACTGCACCTTGGAGTCACCGAGGCGGGAGCTGGTGAGGACGGGCGTGTCAAGAGCTGTATAGGTATTGCTAGTCTGCTCGTTGACGGGCTGGGCGACACGCTGAGAGTCTCTCTAAGCGAGGAGCCTGAGGCGGAGCTTCGCTTTGGCAAAAAGCTCATCGCTTACATTGATCAGTTGGCCGCCTTTGACCAGGCAAGACCTATCTACGGGAGCCATACTTATCGCTCCGTAACTCGTGACCAAGCGCAGGGTGCTAAGACACTGACTCACTATCCCGCTGTGCTAACGCTAGACAGTGACGGGAGAGCTCTCGACGTGGGCTTTGATGCTCGACTGGAGGAGACACAACTGGCTTTCTCTAATGAGCAACAGACATTACAGATCATCGACTTAGACACACCTCTGGATCGGCTCTTACAGCATCTAGAAGACTTTGCAGCTCACTGGGACGGACACTCTTGGCTAGAGCTACGAGGCGCAGAGCTGGACTATATATATAGGGTACGCTATGCCGTGGATCAGCTCTCGGGAAGAGGCACGATGCCCCGCATCTTGCTGCACTATACGTCCCATGCGAGAGGCTATGACGACATCTTGATCGACTGCGCTACGCAGCTCGGCTCCCTGCTGCTAGAGGGGATCGGCAATGCAGTCGCTTTCTCAGCAGCGGCTATGAGTCCTAAGGCTCGTCTAGACCTGCTCAATGGTATCCTGCAGGCGGTACGTATCAAGATGACTCACACGGAGTTCATCAGCTGTCCAGGCTGTGGGCGCACGCTCTTTGACCTCCAGCAGACGGTGGCACAGGTCAAGAAAAGACTAGCGCACCTGCCTAATCTCAAGATCGGCGTGATGGGCTGCATCGTCAATGGTCCTGGCGAAATGGCCGATGCTGACTACGGCTACGTGGGTGGAGGCGTCGGCAAGGTCGACCTATACCGAGGGCAGGAGCGACTCGTACACGGCATCCCTTCGGCAGAAGCTGTGGATCGTCTCATTGAGCTCATCAAGAGCGACGGCAAGTGGTGCGACCCACCACAGCAATAA
- the dut gene encoding dUTP diphosphatase, with the protein MLSIRIINRSSYPLPQYATALSAGLDLRANLEQSVSLAPLERRLVPTGLYMEIPAGYEGQVRPRSGLALKQGLTVLNAPGTIDADYRGELQVILINLSQETVEIAPGDRIAQLVFARHEQCDWIEVESLSDTQRGGGGFGHTGV; encoded by the coding sequence ATGCTTTCTATTCGGATTATCAACCGCTCTTCCTATCCCCTGCCCCAATACGCTACGGCGCTCTCTGCAGGGCTAGACCTACGTGCTAACCTAGAGCAAAGCGTCTCGCTAGCACCCCTAGAGCGTCGGCTGGTACCCACAGGTCTATACATGGAGATCCCCGCCGGCTACGAGGGACAGGTGCGTCCACGCAGTGGGCTAGCCCTCAAGCAGGGGCTGACCGTACTCAATGCGCCTGGCACGATCGACGCAGACTACCGTGGCGAACTACAGGTGATCCTCATCAATCTATCTCAGGAGACGGTGGAGATAGCACCTGGCGATCGGATCGCTCAGCTAGTCTTCGCCCGCCACGAGCAGTGTGACTGGATCGAAGTGGAGAGCCTCTCAGACACCCAGCGAGGCGGTGGCGGTTTTGGACATACGGGCGTATGA
- a CDS encoding DUF4292 domain-containing protein — MRHILRSFLLIVGSTLLLLACGTRASHSSSPKAPTVADEGGCALGDSWLSDQILQINHTPEHRIASAELSLSDSQLSTRMDLFVGQSEGLMLSARPLPFVEALRIYILPDHIALYDMMHEAKVTISYYALSERLDTEVSYTLLRDLLLGQPTYLADREYIVGRGSLEISLRSLKSKPWVVDYMVNPQCQLGTIRIASTDQSKGGYLQGRYSYQSGSSKPDVTQLLVSTPRKRLSIQLKYSKSKELTPAQLQDRLTEPQGGYTTMSLDELLRLL, encoded by the coding sequence ATGAGACACATTCTAAGATCTTTCCTCCTCATCGTCGGTAGCACGCTACTGCTTCTAGCTTGTGGCACACGCGCTAGTCACTCTAGCTCCCCAAAGGCTCCTACGGTCGCAGACGAGGGTGGTTGCGCTCTAGGCGACTCATGGCTTTCTGACCAAATCCTCCAGATCAACCATACGCCCGAGCATCGCATCGCTAGCGCCGAGCTATCTCTAAGTGACTCGCAGCTATCGACACGCATGGATCTCTTTGTAGGTCAGAGTGAGGGACTAATGCTCTCGGCTCGTCCGCTCCCCTTCGTGGAGGCTCTCCGCATTTACATACTCCCCGACCATATCGCTCTGTACGATATGATGCACGAAGCCAAGGTCACCATCAGCTACTATGCGCTGAGCGAGCGTCTTGACACCGAGGTGTCGTATACGCTCCTGCGTGACCTACTCCTTGGCCAGCCCACCTACCTAGCCGATCGTGAGTACATAGTCGGGAGAGGTTCTTTAGAGATCTCACTGCGTAGCCTCAAGAGCAAGCCCTGGGTCGTCGACTATATGGTTAATCCGCAATGCCAGCTAGGCACTATACGCATCGCCTCCACCGACCAAAGCAAGGGAGGCTATCTGCAAGGACGGTACAGCTACCAGAGTGGCTCCAGCAAGCCCGACGTGACACAGCTCCTCGTCTCCACACCGCGCAAGCGTCTCTCCATACAGCTAAAGTATAGCAAGAGCAAAGAGCTCACTCCAGCCCAACTGCAAGATCGTCTCACCGAGCCTCAGGGCGGCTACACGACCATGTCCCTAGACGAGTTGCTCCGGCTCCTTTAG
- a CDS encoding murein hydrolase activator EnvC family protein, protein MSHLRRLLYTLCLLTLTGTLLLAQQPKKSAAVRKLERQRTELLNAIKKTDKEIKSLGQNLSEKAKQDKLVRQQIKDRSQVIVLLDQEVALLNISIDSLAIQIGKLQQKEEVSRERYAKTLQALQQRPRFEDRLLFILSASSFDEGIRRVRYLSAYARAHKEVAAQLHTTREQLQASQNQLIATKQQKGTLLQLRAEERVKLEQQQKSIASEVKELSTERQSLQKKLKQQQRKAEQLNQAIQDQIAREIAEAERKAREERERLEREARKKGKKVPKEAERRAETKDGYAMDAAERKLASSFAANKGQLPPPVKGRYRVIRRFGLQQHDDLAMVQTRNGGIDIQVARGTEAVAIFDGVVSKVFVVPGYHNSIIIRHGNYLTVYANLQNVSVRAGQKVKTGQVLGTVASDDGGQYGVMQFQVWHERNKLNPQAWIR, encoded by the coding sequence ATGTCACACCTCCGACGGTTACTCTATACCCTCTGCTTACTCACGCTTACAGGTACTCTCCTCTTGGCACAGCAACCCAAGAAGTCCGCTGCCGTACGCAAGCTCGAGCGGCAGCGCACCGAGCTACTCAATGCGATCAAGAAGACCGACAAAGAGATCAAATCCCTCGGTCAGAACCTTTCGGAAAAAGCCAAGCAAGACAAACTCGTTCGCCAGCAGATCAAAGATCGTAGTCAGGTCATCGTCCTTCTAGATCAAGAGGTGGCTCTGCTCAACATCTCCATCGACTCGCTAGCCATACAGATAGGCAAGCTACAGCAAAAGGAGGAGGTGAGCCGGGAGCGATACGCCAAGACGCTGCAAGCACTCCAACAGCGTCCACGCTTTGAGGATCGACTACTCTTCATCCTCTCCGCCTCCAGCTTTGACGAGGGCATACGTCGTGTGCGCTACCTCTCGGCTTACGCTAGAGCTCACAAAGAGGTCGCAGCACAGCTACACACCACCCGTGAGCAGCTGCAAGCGAGCCAAAACCAACTCATAGCAACTAAACAACAAAAAGGCACGCTTCTACAGCTACGTGCCGAAGAGCGTGTCAAGCTAGAACAGCAACAGAAGAGTATCGCCTCTGAGGTCAAGGAGCTATCTACCGAGCGACAATCACTCCAGAAGAAGCTCAAACAGCAGCAACGCAAGGCGGAGCAGCTCAACCAAGCTATCCAAGATCAGATAGCTCGTGAGATAGCCGAGGCAGAGCGCAAGGCGCGTGAAGAGCGTGAGCGTCTTGAGCGTGAGGCTCGTAAGAAAGGCAAGAAGGTGCCCAAAGAGGCAGAGCGTCGCGCCGAGACTAAGGACGGCTATGCGATGGACGCTGCCGAGCGTAAGCTGGCCAGCTCCTTTGCGGCCAACAAGGGACAGCTGCCCCCACCTGTCAAGGGTCGCTACCGTGTCATCAGACGCTTTGGTCTCCAGCAGCACGACGATCTAGCCATGGTGCAGACGCGCAATGGCGGTATTGACATACAAGTGGCACGTGGCACCGAGGCAGTCGCCATCTTCGATGGTGTAGTCAGCAAGGTCTTCGTCGTGCCAGGCTACCATAATTCTATCATCATACGTCATGGTAACTATCTGACCGTCTATGCCAATCTGCAAAACGTTTCTGTACGAGCAGGGCAAAAGGTCAAGACGGGTCAGGTGCTAGGCACCGTGGCTAGTGACGATGGGGGGCAGTATGGGGTCATGCAGTTCCAAGTGTGGCACGAGCGCAACAAGCTCAATCCCCAAGCCTGGATACGCTAA
- the ribF gene encoding riboflavin biosynthesis protein RibF, which yields MRHLVVAMGAFDGVHLGHQALIRQVLTIAKQDHLTSGVVTFEPHPQLVLHPERPFRLITLEREKELLLHQMGIERVAVIPFTVALSQMSAEEFLRTYLDEQLQIHTLVVGFDHHFGHDKGLAFEDYQAIAHRYGIRCIRGEAYTLEDSTSQDPISSTAIRRWIDTGAVTEAERQLGHPYTILGKVKTGLQIGRKLGYPTANIEVPSPHKALPPAGVYMARTTIDPFGASQQRDIPSMLYIGTRPTLELAEEETMIEVFLMGGEEYQLYGQELQISLCDRLRQELHFESLDALRKQITRDEEAVRRYFHLSD from the coding sequence ATGAGGCATCTAGTCGTTGCCATGGGGGCCTTCGATGGCGTACATCTAGGGCACCAGGCGCTGATCCGCCAAGTCCTCACGATAGCCAAGCAAGATCACTTGACCTCAGGGGTCGTCACCTTCGAGCCACACCCGCAGCTAGTGCTTCACCCCGAGCGACCCTTCCGCCTCATCACACTAGAGCGCGAGAAGGAGTTACTCCTGCACCAGATGGGCATAGAGCGGGTCGCCGTTATCCCCTTTACAGTAGCCTTGTCGCAGATGAGTGCCGAGGAGTTTCTCCGCACCTACCTCGACGAGCAGCTACAGATTCACACGCTCGTCGTAGGCTTTGACCACCACTTCGGGCATGACAAGGGGCTAGCCTTTGAGGATTATCAGGCGATAGCGCACCGCTACGGCATACGCTGCATACGAGGAGAGGCGTACACCCTGGAAGACAGCACAAGCCAAGACCCCATCAGCTCGACAGCTATACGCCGGTGGATAGACACTGGAGCCGTGACCGAGGCGGAGAGACAGCTAGGACACCCCTACACCATCTTAGGAAAGGTCAAGACGGGGCTTCAGATCGGGCGCAAACTGGGCTATCCGACAGCCAATATAGAGGTACCCTCTCCTCACAAAGCGCTCCCTCCTGCAGGCGTCTATATGGCACGCACGACCATCGACCCCTTTGGAGCGAGCCAGCAGAGAGATATACCGAGCATGCTCTACATCGGCACACGCCCTACGCTCGAGCTAGCCGAGGAGGAGACGATGATCGAGGTCTTTCTGATGGGCGGCGAGGAGTACCAACTCTATGGTCAGGAGCTGCAGATCTCCCTCTGCGATAGACTACGTCAGGAGTTACACTTCGAGAGCTTAGACGCACTGCGCAAGCAGATCACCCGCGACGAAGAGGCAGTGCGACGCTACTTCCACCTCTCCGACTGA